The genomic window ATTACCAAATGAAATCTCTATTGTCGAAATTAAATTACTTGTGATATATCATTAATattataaagactttaatttATAGTGCCTAAGATATTTTATGCATAAtttcaaatatttacaataaattaaaagttaactacttttttttattaagttGACAAACTAATCGTccaaaattatcttttttttttaaagaaaaactaATAAGATCTTAGAAATATATCACTAATTAGATACTAACtagattagttaattaaaaaagatttaatttaatATGATCTTAGAAATCTGTCATCAAACAATCAAGCAACCAACCAAACTAAATAGGGTAACATGTTGAGCTTTGTGAAAAGAAGACTTTGACCAAAATATTGGCGGAAGGGAGTTATTAAGGGGGGGCTGTAGCTGTCAAGGGACCAATAATACACTAATTCATCCATTTTTTATTAGTTAGCtacaaaaagataaacaaaagaaTCTTCAAGCTCAACCATGCATTCACACAAACCCAACCTTGACTTATTGCCATTAGATGACCAATGAAAGCTGTTATCATATGGTGTATATCTTCATGAATATGTACAATAATAATATAGTATTGGTATTGATGCCAAGgtgatttttaaaattagttttcattttacattattttatttttcataaagcATTTTACTAAACATAATTTGAGAATAATATAAAATGAAAAACGATGTTATTAATTAAAGAGCGACAAAATCACTCTCCTTAATGTTGTGAagcttattaaaaaattttaataaaatagatGTCACTAAAACAATACAGTTCGGGTAAATATATATTTAGGCAAAAAAAGAAATGTCTATATccaattttaagtatttttttaaatctaataaataaaaaaatacaatgatATTATATAGACTTTTACGtagataatatttatttttaataattttgagtttaattttgatgtattaatAGTGTTAAAACGTTTTACACAGTTATACAATTATATCTATTATTTTGAATGATTATTTATGtgattaattaatataaaaaaagttatttgttactaatatattattatataattgaATATACGTATAAAATTAGTTTAGAAttagtatattaaaattatattctaattttttttttccagaaAACTTGCCAGAAGTATAGCAAAATTTTAACAGGACTACTTGTTGATTGGGACATAAATAAATAGTGCAAAAGCGTCGCAATTTGACCCGTGACAGTGGTGATAACTAAAAGAAATGCATGTAGTAGGAAAATGTCACGGTCAATAATTGGTTTGGtacaaaattaacataatatgtGGCATTCTTTTCACACCCATGATTTGCTTTGCTAGCTAGTGGACCTCTCTTTTCATGATCGCGTTGTTGTTTTTCTTAGTGTCTCGCTTTTGTAACAACATATATGCAGTCATTTTCGATGATATATAGAGGTGAATTTTAGTATGATTATGTTATTATAACTAAGATGATTATATAAGTATTGTTAATATTAAAGTcacactttttttttatattttggtaatactttttatttattggaataaataattataaaaattattataaaaatacgTCTCCCAATCTTATCTTGtttatttacactgtaaacgatatAATTATGAATATATTTTGTTTATACTATAAACGATATATATGAGATTTAAAAAAATACAGCATTTTGATTACCGTGTAAATAAGATATATTTAAAATGATCCATTTACCGTGTAAACAAGATATGTGtatttgtaaatataaaaatataatttttgaaaataataaaaaatattaataatttaaattagaccaAACTCTTAAAATGAAACGTTTCAAATAATTTGTACAATTAAAAGGTTgcaggttcgagtctcctatctttggtaaaaaaaaaaaacgtttcaaataatttaatatattttgaaatTGTTAATCTTCTCTATTATTTGAAACCGCCTATTTTCCCTATTATTTGAAACGTTTTATTTTTAAGAGTTtggtctaatttaaattattaatattttttattatttttaaaatttatatttttatatttacaaataCACACATCTCGTTTACATTATAAACGAGATAATTATGAATTTATcttgtttatactgtaaacgagatatgtgtaTTTTTTCAAATTCCATGTATCTAGTTTACCGTGTAAATAAAATATTCATAATTATATCGTTTATCATGTAAATAAACGAGATAAAATTGAGAGacatatttttataataatttttataattgtttatttcaataaataaaatatttatttaaataaaaaatctaatttttattaacttcacatcttttttttatcctttttttccttatatatatatattccacaTGTCAACTTTCAATTTGTGGGTCAATCTTTGGCCATTTTTAGACACCATTATCTTGGTCACCAAAGAACtccccatatatatatatatatagagctcgTTCAAGTTCTAGCACGAGTGATGATGGTGGGTTTGTGGGGCTGTAGTGATCACTTGAAGCACACTATAGAGACAAATAACAAGTTGTATATGAAAGAAAAAAGGTTAGGAAAAATAAACTGCTTTATGAACCCACATTATTAGGTAGAAAATTAAAGTGTTAAGTAACTTATCTACCACGGTAAGCCAATCCCTTCATGCATTATTATTTCAattacataatatatataatattgtaaTGGAAGTTCCAGTAGTAGTATATCTCACTGTCACTCTGTCTGTTAGTGCTTTATTTATTTGAGAAGATTGTGCAATGTTATGGTATGCTAAGTTTTACTAAACTAGTagttatattaaattattaataacaACTtgcatttaatttaaattaatatatagaATTCATGAGATGGTAGCTCCTGTGCTTTACGAGGTTGCAAGTTGCAACATCCTTCCTCAAGTTTTAGTGTCTGGATTGGCTTTTCCACCATAAATTTTGCAAATTGTTGAATCGCTCTGGATTTTAAGACGGGTTCAATCcattttattactattatttttaaataaaaattaaattttaacataaaataaGATGAACATGAACCTTAATATTGTTCATGTTTCAANNNNNNNNNNNNNNNNNNNNNNNNNNNNNNNNNNNNNNNNNNNNNNNNNNNNNNNNNNNNNNNNNNNNNNNNNNNNNNNNNNNNNNNNNNNNNNNNNNNNNNNNNNNNNNNNNNNNNNNNNNNNNNNNNNNNNNNNNNNNNNNNNNNNNNNNNNNNNNNNNNNNNNNNNNNNNNNNNNNNNNNNNNNNNNNNNNNNNNNNNNNNNNNNNNNNNNNNNNNNNNNNNNNNNNNNNNNNNNNNNNNNNNNNNNNNNNNNNNNNNNNNNAGAAAAAGTATTGCTTCAACAGgcatatattaaatataaaattattcatatatttttattcaacACCGTAAATTTTTGAAAGGGAAATGATCTGTGACAATTATTGAATACATTAAAGCCATATAAATCATATTTTAATGTTACTTTTTCTATTCAAGTTCATGATAAACATATTTGATTACCTTTTGGACATAAAATTGATAATGATGCATCATGTTTACTGTTTAGCATCTAGAAACATTAAAcatatttatacatcaaatacttttGATATCCATATAACAATAGTGTTATTATTAACCATATATGTTAATTAATGTATGTTTTGCATTGCATTGGTGGCAGGGCATGTGTCTGCTAACACTAGCAGTTTCCCTTCCAAGCCTAAAACCGCCACAATGCTTTGACAAAGACATAACAAAATGTGGCAAAGCGTCCACACTCCAACTAGCAGTGTTCTATGGTGCACTCTACACTCTAGCAGTTGGAACAGGTGGAACAAAGCCCAACATCTCCACCATTGGTGCTGACCAATTTGATGACTTTCATCCAAAGGAGAAGCTCCACAAGCTATCCTTCTTCAACTGGTGGATGTTCAGCATCTTCTTTGGGACACTCTTTGCAAACACTGTGTTGGTCTATATTCAAGACAACGTGGGTTGGAGCCTTGGTTATGCACTTCCAACACTTGGCCTTTTAGTTTCAATCATGATATTCTTGTCAGGGACTCCCTTTTATAGGCACAAGGTGCCTGCAGGGAGTACCTTCACTAGAATGGCTAGGGTCATAGTTGCTGCTTTCAGGAAATGGAATGTGCCTATTCCTAAAGATACTAAAGAATTCTATGAACTTGATGTCGAGGACTATGCAAAGAAAGGGACTTATCGGATTGATTCCACCCCAAATTTGAGGTACAATATTTTCTACCCTACTTTCTGTGTTACTATTTTGTCTTGTATATTCGTATATTAAATCATCTTTTACAAGAAACGAAACTAAATAATTATATCAGTGACTATTTTCACGATTTGAATGTGTGACTTTGAGCTCACATAGAGACAACTCAATCGTTACTCCAAAACTCCTCTTTAAGAAATGAAACTAAAtgtatttgaattttttattaatcCAACACTAAAACTGCATTTAAATTGTTAAGACACgaggaaaatataaaaataaagggataaaaaaaattattttttttgtctctACTTTTTAAACTAACATAGAatacaaaatatatttattaatgcATTGTTTAATTCTTGTCTCAAGTTACAAAAACATCTTTGTGCCATTCTGTTACGTACTTGTGTCTTATAACATATGCGAATGCTGTGTCtaaaacagaaaaatacataCAAATGTAGCCAAAATATTGTTTTAGACAAAACTGAAATTTTTTATATGTTTGAGTAAAAGTTAATATAAGAGTAACACATGTTTTTCTATACATGCAATTCTGATGTGCTTACAAAATAAATAATGTATGTAAATGAAGGTTCCTTGACAAGGCTTGTGTGAAAACAAGTTCAACCAACAATCCATGGAAGCTATGCACTGTGACACAAGTAGAAGAAACAAAGCAAATGCTAAAGATGGTTCCAATTTTGATGGCAACGTTTGTTCCAAGCACAATGATGGCTCAGGTAAACACATTGTTTGTGAAGCAAGGAACCACCCTTGACAGACACATCGGAAGCTTCAAGATTCCCCCGGCGAGCTTAGGCGCATTCGTGACGATCTCCTTGCTCACCTGCATCGTCCTCTACGACCGTGTCTTCGTGCGGATCATAAGAAGGTTCACCAAGAACCCAAGAGGGATCAGGCTCCTTCAAAGAATGGGAATTGGCATTGTTTTACACATCTTGGTCATGACCGTTGCATCAATCACTGAGAATTATAGGCTTAAGGTTGCAAGAAATCATGGTGTTGTAGAAAGTGGTGCACAGGTTCCTTTAAGCATATTCATTTTGCTTCCACAGTTCATACTCATGGGAACCGCCGACGCCTTCTTGGAGGTTGCAAAAATCGAGTTCTTCTACGATCAGGCACCGGAAAACATGAAGAGCCTTGGGACTGCATATTCCTCTGTTACATTaggagttgggaatttcataaGCTCTTTCCTTTTATCAACCGTGGCACGGCTTACTCAGGAACATGGTCATAGAGGGTGGATATTGAACAACTTGAATGAGTCACATCTTGATTACTACTATGCATTTTTTGCATTGCTGAATTTCCTCAACTTTATTTTCTTCCTATTTGTTTCAAGGTTCTATGTGTACAGAGCAGAGGTTTCTGATTCCATACAAGTGCTTGCAAAGGAGTTGGAGGAGAAGAAAGTGACTGTGTCTAATAACTATGTGAATCCCaaagactaatagagtagataAAATTGGTATACAACTTTGCGAATTGGAAGCCaattcaaaagaaaatatggTTAAATGTTATATAGTTCTTGAGGGTTTAGTGTGTGTGATGATTTCTCTCCTTATTCTGTAAAGTGTTTGAGAAATATGAAATATCTCAGGCTGATATAAAAGAAGAACAAGGACAAGATTCAGAGAAAAAGGGATGTGTAATGTGTTTGACACTTTTTTCAGTTTtaatccctttttctttctttttttagaaATCGTAGGTTTTTTTAACCAATAACTTGTAAAATAAAATGTTGAAGAAAAGAATCTATAAGGTTAGATTTTGTCATTTTGAATTCTGTTACATTTGCTATGACATGaaagcattttattttatctttttggggttaaCAGAAAATCAACAATCTAGTCTTTCGGATCGAAGCTTTTTGGGTCAACAGCATTGTGGTTTGCGGCACTTGGGTTTGGTCAATGCATTGGGGAATTTAGGGGAGAGGCACTTCCAATAAATTTGTTGAAAGAAGCAGAACAGAGAATGAAAGGCGGTTTCGAATAAATTTGTTGAAAGAAGCAGAACAGATCATGGAAGGTGGCCCAATTAATCTCAGCCCAAGTCTAGAAATACACTATTTTCTAGCccaaaaatggaaaaagaaacatTAGCATNNNNNNNNNNNNNNNNNNNNNNNNNNNNNNNNNNNNNNNNNNNNNNNNNNNNNNNNNNNNNNNNNGGGTTGTTCACTTCCACCAGAAGGCAAAGATATGACAACCTAAACAAGATTTTAGTGAGGGTCATGGAAGAAATGAACAGAAGGCTAATCTCCGAGGTCTCACAAGAGGAAATCAGGAAAGTAATTTTTAGTTTTCGGGATTTTAAAGCCCCTGGACCAATTCGGTTAAATGAGTTATTCTATCAAAAATATTGAGAggtaattaaaaaagaaatatgTGCAGTCGTCAAAGGGCTTTTTTAAAAGCGGGCATTTGTCGAAATTCATTAGTAAAATTTAGGGGTGGTAAATGGGAAAGTTCGTCCTACTCCCATTTTGCTAAAAGCCTGCTATATGGCGGGCTGGCCCGTCCTGCCCCGCCTAGTGAGGCGATCTTGAATTTTTTCCTCGTCCCGCCTAACGGCGGGTTGACGAGTTAacaagtttgacaaaaatttcaaaaatacccttaagttttattttgtttcaattttgtcccaaaagttttcaatttgcatcaaatatacccccgacggctaaatttttaaaaaatttaagaccaatctaacaataatgcatgaaaatgatTTTGATTTGCTTGCGTTGaggattattcttataaaattgttgttgaattggtcttaaattttttgaaaaattagccattaaggatatatttgatgcaaatcgaaaacttttgggacaaaattgaaacaaaataaaacttaggggtatttttgaaatttttgtcaaacttcaaggacaaaaagtatactttaccctaattataaatatgtaatagaCTTAATCAtaaaccaaattttttgaaacaaaataataaaactaacatTGTCCAAAGCAAAACAAACATTGTCtaaaacatataattaaacatcttcaagtttataatcaatcaaacataaaacataatccaaaatatagtTTAGATcatcttcaattatcatcttcatcttcttgtagataaataatattatagaaatttgtaaaaaaagGTCCTGACGGATTATGCGGTGCGGGTTAGACAGGCTTTTAAGTTTGGCGGTTTCAAATTTTTAACCCAATTCGCATTTTTTGGCAGGTTACGTGGGTTGGTCCGACGGATCTCGACCCGTTTGCCACCCTTAGTAAAACTACAATGGTCTTGATTCCTAAAATAAAGAATTTGGAAGGACTTAATCAATTAAAACCTTTTAGCTgttataattttatatacaaGATTAAATCAAGGGTCTTAGTGCTAAGACTGAAGGATCTAATGGAGGATATAGTTTCACCAATTCAAAGTGCATTTTGTAGGAGGAAGATTAATTTAAGATAATGTGGTAATCGTATAAAAAAGTATATCATAGCCTgaataagaaggaaagaaaatatgAGAACATGGCAATCATGCTAGACACGAATAAGATGTATGATAGATTAGGATGAAATTTCCTTGAGAACGTACTAAAGTGCTTTGGATTTAATGAAAAAGGGTGAGATTGGTGATGGAGTGTGTTAGAAGTGCCAATTACAAATTCAAAGTCAATGGCGAGTTGTCCATGAAGATCAAGCCGTAAAGAGGCTTAAGACAAGGGGATTCACTATCtccctatttttttttattttggcagCTAAAGTATTTTACTATTTTGATGCTGGAAGCACAAAACGAAGGCAGTATCTCCAGATTAAAGATAGCTCCAACAACTTTGATAATTATTCATCTTTTGTTTGCAGATGAATGTATTATTTTTgcaaaaggcaaagagaaagatATTTATAGATTATTTAAGTG from Arachis ipaensis cultivar K30076 chromosome B09, Araip1.1, whole genome shotgun sequence includes these protein-coding regions:
- the LOC107618222 gene encoding protein NRT1/ PTR FAMILY 5.2 (The sequence of the model RefSeq protein was modified relative to this genomic sequence to represent the inferred CDS: added 16 bases not found in genome assembly) — its product is MTMEEGSVGSEEYTQDGTVNIKGKPALRSKSGGWKACSFVVYYTNFERMAYYGISSNLILYLTTKLHQGTVKSSNNVTNWVGTSWITPILGAYIADAHLGRYWTFVIASTIYLSGMCLLTLAVSLPSLKPPQCFDKDITKCGKASTLQLAVFYGALYTLAVGTGGTKPNISTIGADQFDDFHPKEKLHKLSFFNWWMFSIFFGTLFANTVLVYIQDNVGWSLGYALPTLGLLVSIMIFLSGTPFYRHKVPAGSTFTRMARVIVAAFRKWNVPIPKDTKEFYELDVEDYAKKGTYRIDSTPNLRFLDKACVKTSSTNNPWKLCTVTQVEETKQMLKMVPILMATFVPSTMMAQVNTLFVKQGTTLDRHIGSFKIPPASLGAFVTISLLTCIVLYDRVFVRIIRRFTKNPRGIRLLQRMGIGIVLHILVMTVASITENYRLKVARNHGVVESGAQVPLSIFILLPQFILMGTADAFLEVAKIEFFYDQAPENMKSLGTAYSSVTLGVGNFISSFLLSTVARLTQEHGHRGWILNNLNESHLDYYYAFFALLNFLNFIFFLFVSRFYVYRAEVSDSIQVLAKELEEKKVTVSNNYVNPKD